The following proteins are encoded in a genomic region of Musa acuminata AAA Group cultivar baxijiao chromosome BXJ2-11, Cavendish_Baxijiao_AAA, whole genome shotgun sequence:
- the LOC103971864 gene encoding pheophytinase, chloroplastic isoform X2, whose protein sequence is MALVLLRTPSSYSPPCATAPLLPFTTACRSPSRVPSSAGHWKRVRGLRIASGSGRGLALTHADTSGDLKEIRDCCTVWKWKDFDVNYLVKGKGPPLLLVHGFGASVGHWRRNIGVLSECYTVYALDLLGFGASDKPPGFAYTMEGWAQLILDFLDEVIKKPTVLVGNSVGSLACVIAASESNGDLVRGLVLLNCAGGMNNKAVVDDWRIKLLLPLLWLFDFLLSQRVIASALFERVKQRENLKNILLSVYGNKDAVDEDLIEIIKGPADDKGALDAFVSIVTGPPGPNPVSLMPKISIPVLVLWGDRDPFTPIDGPVGKYFSSLPSNLPNIELHVLPGVGHCPHDDRPDLVHEKLLPWLSSLPSMSEISTG, encoded by the exons ATGGCTCTTGTTCTGCTTCGAACACCCTCTTCCTACTCTCCACCGTGTGCCACCGCTCCTCTCCTACCCTTCACCACCGCCTGCCGTTCTCCTTCCCGCGTTCCTTCATCCGCTGGCCACTGGAAGCGTGTCCGCGGCCTCAGGATTGCGTCAGGCAGCGGAAGAGGCCTCGCCTTGACGCACGCGGACACAAGCGGGGACCTGAAGGAGATACGCGACTGCTGCACCGTATGGAAGTGGAAGGATTTCGACGTCAATTACCTTGTCAAAGGGAAGGGTCCGCCTCTCCTTCTTGTTCATGGCTTCGGTGCCTCCGTCGGCCACTGGCGCAG GAATATTGGAGTATTATCTGAGTGCTACACAGTTTATGCTCTTGACTTGCTGGGATTTGGTGCATCAGACAAGCCGCCAGGTTTTGCTTACACAATGGAGGGCTGGGCTCAG TTGATTCTGGATTTCTTGGATGAAGTCATAAAGAAGCCTACGGTGCTTGTTGGAAACTCAGTTGGAAGCCTTGCATGTGTTATCGCTGCTTCAG AATCTAATGGAGATCTTGTCCGAGGGCTTGTGCTGCTAAACTGTGCTGGTGGCATGAACAACAAGGCGGTTGTCGATGATTGGAGGATCAAACTTCTTTTGCCCTTGCTTTGGTTGTTTGACTTTTTACTGAGCCAAAGGGTGATAGCATCAGCTCTTTTTGAGCGTGTTAAACAAAG GGAGAATCTCAAGAATATCTTACTTTCAGTTTATGGAAACAAGGATGCTGTTGATGAAGATTTAATTGAG ATTATCAAGGGACCAGCAGATGATAAAGGGGCTCTTGATGCATTTGTTTCCATTGTCACTGGCCCTCCAGGGCCAAATCCCGTGTCCTTGATGCCAAAGATTTCTATTCCTGTTTTGGTTCTATGGGGTGATCGAGATCCATTTACTCCTATTGATGGGCCTGTAGGAAAATACTTCTCTTCTTTGCCATCAAATTTGCCAAACATAGAACTGCATGTTTTACCGGGAGTTGGTCACTGTCCGCATGATGATAGACCGGATTTGGTCCATGAGAAGCTTCTTCCCTGGCTATCTAGTCTTCCATCCATGAGCGAGATATCTACTGGCTAG
- the LOC103971864 gene encoding pheophytinase, chloroplastic isoform X1, with translation MALVLLRTPSSYSPPCATAPLLPFTTACRSPSRVPSSAGHWKRVRGLRIASGSGRGLALTHADTSGDLKEIRDCCTVWKWKDFDVNYLVKGKGPPLLLVHGFGASVGHWRRNIGVLSECYTVYALDLLGFGASDKPPGFAYTMEGWAQLILDFLDEVIKKPTVLVGNSVGSLACVIAASGFRTHLMSNGSALICKLESNGDLVRGLVLLNCAGGMNNKAVVDDWRIKLLLPLLWLFDFLLSQRVIASALFERVKQRENLKNILLSVYGNKDAVDEDLIEIIKGPADDKGALDAFVSIVTGPPGPNPVSLMPKISIPVLVLWGDRDPFTPIDGPVGKYFSSLPSNLPNIELHVLPGVGHCPHDDRPDLVHEKLLPWLSSLPSMSEISTG, from the exons ATGGCTCTTGTTCTGCTTCGAACACCCTCTTCCTACTCTCCACCGTGTGCCACCGCTCCTCTCCTACCCTTCACCACCGCCTGCCGTTCTCCTTCCCGCGTTCCTTCATCCGCTGGCCACTGGAAGCGTGTCCGCGGCCTCAGGATTGCGTCAGGCAGCGGAAGAGGCCTCGCCTTGACGCACGCGGACACAAGCGGGGACCTGAAGGAGATACGCGACTGCTGCACCGTATGGAAGTGGAAGGATTTCGACGTCAATTACCTTGTCAAAGGGAAGGGTCCGCCTCTCCTTCTTGTTCATGGCTTCGGTGCCTCCGTCGGCCACTGGCGCAG GAATATTGGAGTATTATCTGAGTGCTACACAGTTTATGCTCTTGACTTGCTGGGATTTGGTGCATCAGACAAGCCGCCAGGTTTTGCTTACACAATGGAGGGCTGGGCTCAG TTGATTCTGGATTTCTTGGATGAAGTCATAAAGAAGCCTACGGTGCTTGTTGGAAACTCAGTTGGAAGCCTTGCATGTGTTATCGCTGCTTCAG GCTTTAGAACACATCTGATGTCGAATGGTAGTGCTTTAATTTGTAAACTAGAATCTAATGGAGATCTTGTCCGAGGGCTTGTGCTGCTAAACTGTGCTGGTGGCATGAACAACAAGGCGGTTGTCGATGATTGGAGGATCAAACTTCTTTTGCCCTTGCTTTGGTTGTTTGACTTTTTACTGAGCCAAAGGGTGATAGCATCAGCTCTTTTTGAGCGTGTTAAACAAAG GGAGAATCTCAAGAATATCTTACTTTCAGTTTATGGAAACAAGGATGCTGTTGATGAAGATTTAATTGAG ATTATCAAGGGACCAGCAGATGATAAAGGGGCTCTTGATGCATTTGTTTCCATTGTCACTGGCCCTCCAGGGCCAAATCCCGTGTCCTTGATGCCAAAGATTTCTATTCCTGTTTTGGTTCTATGGGGTGATCGAGATCCATTTACTCCTATTGATGGGCCTGTAGGAAAATACTTCTCTTCTTTGCCATCAAATTTGCCAAACATAGAACTGCATGTTTTACCGGGAGTTGGTCACTGTCCGCATGATGATAGACCGGATTTGGTCCATGAGAAGCTTCTTCCCTGGCTATCTAGTCTTCCATCCATGAGCGAGATATCTACTGGCTAG